A single window of Mesotoga sp. UBA6090 DNA harbors:
- a CDS encoding aldehyde ferredoxin oxidoreductase C-terminal domain-containing protein, translating into MILNIDLNKKSSNKEEYRHFVAGRTLSSRLIAKYVRPDIHPLSRKNVLVICPASFAGTPVPNSNRLSIGAKSPLTGGIKESNIGGRVPDLIARNGIRAITVSGALEELSVLIIDKGNCRFEKAPELKGLMNYELFEKLHEKYGKNAGILGIGPAGENRLINSTISGNDLEGHASRHAGRGGMGAVMGSKNIKAIIFLEPGSPMIMPPEETKKEFLKVSRDFAQRIIKSKVNMTLFSNLSLVSFINRLGALPIRNYRESSSEEALALSGENIVDELKSRGGRMGHACSKGCVVRCSNIIHDKDGEYVTSGFEYESTVMLGSNLGIFDFDKVAPLERFCDDFGLDTIETGASFAVAAEAGLAEFGNAESFSALTHEIRSLSPFGRLLASGSGLVGKVFGITRVPAVKNQSMAAYDPRGLKGTGTTYATSTMGADHTAGNVFPAVSKVDVRTGEGQVAESLYRQIMYTAFDMFLCIYAGTTEENLDTIATLVNLFYGEHITKEDIFEIAKNTIVLETKFNEACGLNSKHNVMPEFFVEEKDSRGDQYDVPNSELQEAPKILKDLEIRK; encoded by the coding sequence ATGATTTTGAATATTGATCTGAACAAAAAATCTTCAAACAAAGAAGAATACAGACACTTTGTTGCAGGAAGAACTCTTTCATCAAGGCTCATAGCTAAATATGTTCGGCCAGATATACATCCACTCAGTCGAAAGAACGTACTTGTAATATGTCCGGCTTCGTTTGCAGGAACTCCAGTACCGAATTCAAATAGGCTTTCAATTGGTGCGAAGAGTCCTCTTACAGGAGGAATAAAGGAATCGAACATAGGAGGGAGAGTTCCTGATCTGATTGCTAGAAATGGTATAAGGGCAATAACAGTTTCTGGTGCACTTGAAGAACTGTCAGTATTGATAATAGACAAAGGAAACTGCAGATTCGAAAAAGCTCCTGAGCTAAAGGGTCTTATGAACTACGAACTGTTTGAGAAGCTTCACGAGAAATATGGAAAAAATGCCGGCATACTTGGAATAGGACCTGCCGGTGAAAATAGGTTGATTAACTCCACCATTTCAGGCAACGATCTTGAAGGTCATGCTTCTCGTCATGCAGGCAGAGGGGGAATGGGAGCGGTCATGGGAAGCAAGAACATAAAAGCCATTATTTTCTTGGAACCAGGCTCTCCTATGATTATGCCTCCTGAAGAAACCAAAAAAGAATTCCTTAAAGTATCTAGGGATTTCGCGCAAAGAATAATAAAGAGCAAGGTAAACATGACCTTATTCAGTAATCTTTCTCTAGTGAGTTTTATTAACAGACTCGGCGCCCTTCCAATCAGAAATTATAGAGAGTCATCTTCAGAAGAAGCTCTAGCGTTGTCCGGCGAGAATATCGTTGATGAACTGAAATCGAGAGGGGGAAGGATGGGGCATGCCTGCTCCAAAGGTTGTGTGGTTCGATGTTCAAACATTATCCATGACAAGGATGGAGAATATGTTACTTCGGGATTCGAATATGAATCGACAGTAATGTTAGGATCAAATCTAGGAATCTTTGACTTCGATAAAGTTGCACCGCTTGAAAGATTCTGCGACGACTTTGGGCTTGATACAATTGAGACAGGCGCCTCATTCGCAGTAGCAGCGGAAGCTGGCCTCGCAGAATTTGGAAACGCTGAAAGCTTTAGCGCTCTTACGCATGAGATCAGATCTCTCTCGCCTTTTGGAAGGCTTCTTGCTTCCGGATCTGGTCTAGTGGGGAAGGTCTTCGGTATAACAAGGGTTCCTGCTGTCAAGAACCAATCAATGGCCGCTTATGACCCAAGAGGTCTTAAAGGAACAGGAACAACCTATGCTACTTCAACAATGGGTGCCGACCATACAGCTGGAAACGTTTTTCCAGCAGTTAGCAAAGTGGACGTTCGAACTGGAGAAGGGCAGGTTGCAGAGTCATTATATAGGCAAATAATGTACACGGCTTTTGATATGTTTCTCTGCATATATGCGGGTACTACGGAAGAGAACCTTGACACTATTGCAACGTTGGTAAATCTCTTTTATGGTGAGCATATAACTAAAGAAGATATCTTCGAAATCGCCAAGAATACTATCGTTCTTGAAACGAAATTCAACGAAGCTTGTGGATTGAATTCCAAACACAACGTAATGCCGGAGTTCTTCGTTGAAGAGAAAGACAGCCGTGGCGACCAGTATGATGTGCCAAATTCAGAGCTTCAAGAAGCGCCAAAGATACTGAAAGATCTTGAAATAAGAAAGTGA
- a CDS encoding IS4/Tn5 family transposase DNA-binding protein: protein MIGISDEFEESDFGDKRLKSISEAFVRNSENSILESFESWSEIKSAYRFMSNPKITREEILRSRTNNTMERVKEPSTGGKTKTRDCNSHMLCCYMVPPMAYISWKRVQRKAVIVLSSWFVLGTRSRNKFGMTE from the coding sequence GTGATTGGGATAAGTGATGAGTTTGAAGAAAGCGATTTTGGTGACAAGAGACTGAAGAGTATCTCAGAGGCTTTTGTGAGAAACAGTGAAAACAGCATTCTGGAAAGTTTTGAAAGCTGGTCTGAAATCAAGAGCGCATACAGATTCATGAGCAATCCGAAAATAACAAGAGAAGAGATACTTAGATCACGCACAAACAACACAATGGAGAGGGTAAAGGAACCTTCAACTGGAGGAAAGACAAAGACTAGAGATTGCAATAGCCATATGTTATGTTGTTACATGGTTCCTCCTATGGCTTACATATCTTGGAAGAGAGTTCAACGAAAAGCGGTCATTGTTCTTTCTTCGTGGTTCGTTCTTGGAACCAGATCCCGAAACAAGTTTGGGATGACAGAGTGA
- a CDS encoding phosphatase PAP2 family protein → MWDVLNQIELSIMDSLNAVMSGQFMDLFLSFMLFLERGSLVWILLTVFLLFDKRFRRAGYMTSLGLGISLLIVFIILKPVFGRLRPLEFIEGYTIIFPIPETYSFPSSPVAVAFAYTVVLWNSVKMLRVPLVLLSSLIALAEVYVYFSFISDVIAGAVIGIACGILTVWLFDKYIIIKPERNDKSGSLE, encoded by the coding sequence ATGTGGGATGTGCTGAATCAGATTGAGCTTTCGATTATGGATTCGCTTAATGCAGTTATGTCTGGCCAGTTCATGGATCTTTTCCTCTCTTTCATGCTGTTTCTCGAGAGGGGGTCCTTAGTATGGATCCTTCTCACGGTCTTTCTGCTCTTCGATAAGAGATTTCGCAGAGCTGGATATATGACTTCGCTTGGACTCGGCATAAGTCTGCTCATTGTCTTCATTATCCTTAAGCCCGTTTTCGGGAGGCTGCGGCCGCTAGAGTTTATCGAGGGGTATACTATCATCTTTCCAATTCCCGAGACTTACTCCTTTCCCTCTTCTCCGGTCGCCGTAGCTTTTGCCTACACTGTCGTCTTATGGAACAGCGTCAAGATGCTCAGGGTTCCGCTAGTTCTACTTTCTTCTCTAATAGCTCTGGCAGAAGTGTACGTCTATTTCAGCTTTATCTCGGATGTTATTGCCGGCGCTGTTATCGGTATCGCATGCGGAATTCTCACCGTCTGGCTTTTCGATAAGTACATTATTATCAAGCCTGAGAGAAATGACAAGTCCGGCAGCTTAGAGTAA